One stretch of Equus przewalskii isolate Varuska chromosome 9, EquPr2, whole genome shotgun sequence DNA includes these proteins:
- the ATP4A gene encoding potassium-transporting ATPase alpha chain 1, whose amino-acid sequence MAAKMSKKKAGGRGGKKKEKLENMKKEMEINDHQLSVAELEQKYQTNATKGLSASLAAELLLRDGPNALRPPRGTPEYVKFARQLAGGLQCLMWVAAAICLIAFAIQASEGDLTTDDNLYLALALIAVVVVTGCFGYYQEFKSTNIIASFKNLVPQQATVIRDGDKFQINADQLVVGDLVEMKGGDRVPADIRILQAQGCKVDNSSLTGESEPQTRSPECTHESPLETRNIAFFSTMCLEGTAQGLVVNTGDRTIIGRIASLASGVENEKTPIAIEIEHFVDIIAGLAILFGGTFFVVAMCIGYTFLRAMVFFMAIVVAYVPEGLLATVTVCLSLTAKRLASKNCVVKNLEAVETLGSTSVICSDKTGTLTQNRMTVSHLWFDNHIHSADTTEDQSGQTFDQSSETWRALCRVLTLCNRAAFKSGQDAVPVPKRIVIGDASETALLKFSELTLGNAMGYRERFPKVCEIPFNSTNKFQLSIHTLEDPRDPRHVLVMKGAPERVLERCSSILIKGQELPLDEQWREAFQTAYLSLGGLGERVLGFCQLYLSEKDYPPGYAFDVEAMNFPSSGLCFAGLVSMIDPPRATVPDAVLKCRTAGIRVIMVTGDHPITAKAIAASVGIISEGSETVEDIAARLRVPVDQVNRKDARACVINGMQLKDMDPSELVEVLRTHPEMVFARTSPQQKLVIVESCQRLGAIVAVTGDGVNDSPALKKADIGVAMGIAGSDAAKNAADMILLDDNFASIVTGVEQGRLIFDNLKKSIAYTLTKNIPELTPYLIYITVSVPLPLGCITILFIELCTDIFPSVSLAYEKAESDIMHLRPRNPKRDRLVNEPLAAYSYFQIGAIQSFAGFTDYFTAMAQEGWFPLLCVGLRPQWEDHHLQDLQDSYGQEWTFGQRLYQQYTCYTVFFISIEMCQIADVLIRKTRRLSAFQQGFFRNRILVIAIVFQVCIGCFLCYCPGMPNIFNFMPIRYQWWLVPMPYGLLIFVYDEIRKLGVRCCPGSWWDQELYY is encoded by the exons ATGGCAGCCAAGATGAGCAAGAAGAAGGCAGGCGGTAGAGGGGGCAAGAagaaggagaagctggagaaCATGAAGAAGGAGATGGAGATC AATGACCACCAGCTGTCAGTGGCGGAGCTGGAACAGAAATACCAGACCAACGCGACCAAG ggcctgtcggccagcctggctgcagagctgctgctgcGGGACGGGCCCAATGCGCTGAGGCCGCCGCGGGGGACCCCGGAGTACGTCAAGTTTGCACGGCAGCTGGCAGGTGGTCTGCAATGCCTCATGTGGGTGGCTGCTGCCATCTGCCTCATTGCCTTTGCCATCCAGGCCAGTGAGGGTGACCTCACCACTGACGACAAT ctgtaCCTGGCACTGGCCCTCATCGCTGTGGTTGTGGTCACCGGCTGCTTCGGCTACTATCAGGAGTTTAAGAGCACCAACATCATCGCCAGCTTCAAGAACCTCGTACCCCAG CAAGCAACCGTGATCCGAGATGGGGACAAGTTCCAGATCAATGCGGATCAGCTTGTGGTGGGCGACCTGGTGGAGATGAAAGGCGGGGACCGAGTGCCAGCCGACATCCGCAtcctccaggcccagggctgtAAGGTGGACAACTCCTCGCTGACCGGAGAGTCTGAGCCGCAGACCCGCTCGCCCGAGTGTACACACGAGAGCCCCCTGGAGACCCGCAACATCGCCTTCTTCTCCACCATGTGCCTCGAGG gcacagcacagggcctggtggtGAACACAGGCGACCGCACCATCATCGGGCGCATCGCATCACTGGCTTCGGGAGTAGAAAATGAGAAGACGCCCATTGCTATCGAGATCGAACACTTTGTGGACATCATTGCAGGCCTGGCCATCCTCTTTGGCGGCACCTTTTTTGTGGTGGCCATGTGCATCGGCTACACCTTCCTGCGGGCCATGGTCTTCTTCATGGCCATCGTGGTAGCCTATGTGCCTGAGGGGCTGCTGGCCACTGTCACG GTCTGCCTGTCCCTGACAGCCAAGCGGCTCGCCAGCAAGAACTGCGTAGTCAAGAACCTGGAAGCAGTGGAGACACTGGGCTCCACGTCAGTGATCTGCTCTGACAAGACGGGGACCCTCACTCAGAACCGCATGACTGTGTCCCATCTGTGGTTCGACAACCACATCCACTCGGCTGACACTACGGAAGACCAGTCAG GGCAGACATTTGACCAGTCCTCGGAGACGTGGCGGGCACTGTGCCGCGTGCTCACCCTGTGCAACCGCGCTGCCTTCAAGTCGGGCCAGGACGCGGTGCCCGTGCCCAAG CGCATCGTGATCGGCGACGCGTCCGAAACGGCGCTGCTCAAGTTCTCGGAGCTGACGCTGGGCAACGCCATGGGGTACCGCGAGCGCTTCCCCAAAGTCTGCGAGATCCCCTTCAACTCCACCAACAAGTTCCAG CTGTCCATCCACACGCTGGAGGACCCGCGGGACCCGCGGCACGTGCTGGTGATGAAGGGCGCCCCCGAGCGCGTGCTGGAGCGCTGCAGCTCCATCCTCATCAAGGGCCAGGAGCTGCCGCTGGACGAGCAATGGCGTGAGGCCTTCCAGACTGCCTACCTCAGCCTGGGCGGCCTGGGCGAGCGCGTGCTCG GCTTCTGCCAGCTCTACCTGAGTGAGAAGGACTACCCACCTGGCTACGCCTTTGACGTGGAGGCCATGAACTTTCCATCCAGTGGTCTGTGCTTTGCGGGACTCGTATCCATGATAGACCCACCCCGGGCCACCGTTCCTGACGCTGTGCTCAAGTGCCGCACAGCAGGCATCCGG GTGATCATGGTGACAGGTGACCACCCCATCACGGCCAAGGCCATTGCAGCCAGCGTGGGCATCATCTCGGAAGGCAGCGAGACAGTGGAGGACATCGCTGCCCGCCTCCGTGTGCCTGTGGACCAGGTGAATCGGAA AGATGCCCGCGCCTGCGTGATCAACGGCATGCAGCTGAAGGACATGGACCCATCAGAGCTGGTCGAGGTGCTGCGCACCCACCCTGAGATGGTGTTCGCTCGCACCAGCCCCCAGCAGAAGCTGGTGATCGTGGAGAGCTGCCAGCGGCTG GGTGCAATCGTGGCTGTGACAGGGGATGGTGTGAATGACTCCCCAGCCCTGAAGAAGGCAGACATCGGCGTGGCCATGGGCATCGCTGGCTCAGATGCAGCCAAAAATGCAGCCGACATGATCCTGCTCGATGACAACTTTGCCTCCATCGTGACAGGCGTGGAGCAGG GCCGGCTGATCTTTGACAACCTCAAAAAGTCCATCGCCTACACCCTGACCAAGAACATCCCCGAACTGACGCCGTACCTCATTTACATCACTGTCAGCGTGCCCCTGCCCCTGGGGTGCATCACCATCCTATTCATAGAGCTCTGCACCGACATT TTCCCATCTGTGTCTCTGGCATATGAGAAGGCCGAGAGTGACATCATGCACCTGCGTCCACGGAACCCAAAGCGTGACCGCTTGGTCAACGAGCCCCTGGCTGCCTACTCCTACTTCCAGATCG GTGCCATCCAGTCATTTGCTGGCTTCACTGACTACTTCACGGCCATGGCCCAGGAGGGCTGGTTCCCACTGCTGTGCGTGGGGCTGCGGCCGCAGTGGGAGGACCACCACCTACAAGACCTGCAGGACAGCTACGGCCAGGAGTGG acattCGGGCAGCGCCTGTACCAGCAGTACACCTGCTACACGGTGTTCTTCATCAGCATCGAGATGTGTCAGATCGCCGACGTGCTCATCCGCAAGACGCGCCGCCTCTCGGCCTTCCAGCAGGGCTTCTTCAG GAACAGGATCCTGGTGATCGCCATCGTGTTCCAGGTCTGCATCGGCTGCTTCCTGTGCTACTGCCCTGGAATGCCCAACATCTTCAACTTCATGCCCATTCG GTACCAGTGGTGGCTCGTCCCCATGCCCTATGGCCTCCTCATCTTCGTCTATGATGAGATCCGGAAACTTGGAGTTCGCTGTTGCCCAGGGA gctGGTGGGACCAGGAACTCTACTATTAG